In the Gossypium arboreum isolate Shixiya-1 chromosome 10, ASM2569848v2, whole genome shotgun sequence genome, one interval contains:
- the LOC108488753 gene encoding uncharacterized protein LOC108488753, producing MICHLINSTFEPTSLWKTQGLLKMRRITSSNTAKGVAAIVGVGPQLGLSIARKFAHEGYTVAILDRDLGRLSRFADEIAREEKAQVFAIRIDCSDYRSVREAFEGVLSLGFVEVLVYNAYYQPVSSHPTTFTDIKIDSFEKSLAVSSLGAFLCAQQVLPGMVERRRGTILFTGRSASLNGIPGFSELCCGKFALRALSQCLSREFQSVGVHVAHIIIDGVIGPPRGAHQGLAGELWQSGVGGDQTLMTMDPDAIAQTYWHLHVQDRSGWTQEIDLRSSVTRYSYTH from the exons ATGATTTGCCATCTCATTAATTCTACTTTTGAACCAACTTCTCTTTGGAAAACTCAAGGTTTACTAAAGATGCGCAGAATTACAAGCTCCAACACCGCCAAAGGCGTTGCTGCCATTGTGGGCGTCGGCCCTCAACTTGGACTATCTATTGCCCGAAAGTTTGCTCATGAAGGATACACAGTCGCCATCCTCGACCGGGACTTAG GAAGGTTGTCAAGATTTGCAGATGAGATAGCGAGGGAAGAGAAAGCGCAAGTGTTTGCAATCAGAATAGACTGCTCGGATTATAGAAGCGTTAGGGAAGCGTTTGAAGGGGTTCTTTCCTTAGGATTTGTCGAAGTTTTGGTGTACAATGCATATTACCAGCCGGTTTCTTCGCATCCCACTACCTTCACCGACATTAAAATTGATTCCTTTGAGAAATCTCTTGCTGTTTCCTCCCTTGGTGCTTTCCTTTGCGCTCAACAG GTGCTTCCTGGGATGGTGGAAAGGAGAAGAGGAACCATTCTTTTTACTGGTCGCTCAGCTTCACTTAATGGCATCCCTGGTTTCTCTGAACTAT GCTGTGGAAAGTTCGCCCTGAGAGCTTTATCCCAATGCCTGTCAAGAGAGTTCCAGTCTGTTGGTGTCCATGTTGCCCATATTATCATTGATGGAGTCATTGGTCCTCCCAG GGGGGCTCACCAGGGGTTGGCTGGGGAGCTATGGCAAAGCGGAGTCGGAGGGGACCAAACCTTGATGACAATGGACCCTGATGCGATAGCTCAGACCTACTGGCACCTGCATGTTCAAGACCGGAGCGGTTGGACCCAGGAGATTGACCTCCGTTCCTCCGTAACCAGATACTCTTACACCCATTGA